The genomic segment TGGTTCGACTCGCTCGACGCGGTGCGCGCCTTCGCGGGCGAGCAGTACGATAGCGCAGTGGTGCCGCCCAAGGCTCGCGCGGTGCTGGCCCGCTTCGACGAGCGCTCGCAGCACTACCAGGTCGAGATCGACCTGCCCGTCCTCTAGCTGGCGGGCAATGCTTGGTGCGCTACCTCGTCGGCCCTGCGCATGCGCATCTTCGGGGATGGCAGCCCCGCCGATCAAGAAGGGCCATGGGCAGCGCTGAACTGCACGTCCCGCCCCTTGCACTTTGCATCTTCGTGCCCCCACGGCAACAATCGCTTGTGCTCCCTTGGTGTCTTGGTGTCTTGGTGGTAAAAGATCTTCCGACAAACACAGCGCCGCCGCCCAAGGAGAAACCCTCGGGCGGCGGCGCTATGTCCTGGGCCAGATTCTGCTAGGGTGCGAACGAGCCAACCGCATTGGCCCAGGGCTGCGAAGCGGCAACGATCGCATCGGCGGCGGCGCGCGGGCCGCCGTAGCGGGCCAGCCTGGCGCGCAGCGCGCGGGCCTGCGCCGCCTGCTCGGCGGAAAGCACGCTGCGCATAGCCTGCCCCACCCGCTCCACGGACAGCCCGGGCAGCTCGCAGGCCACGCCCACGCCCAGCTGCTCAACCCGCTGGCCGTTGACCACCTGTGCGCCCGAGCTGGGGATGACCATCATAGGCCGCCCTGCCGCCAGCGTCTCCTGCACCGTGCTGTTGCCGCCCGTGCAGATCACCGCATCCACCTGCTGCATCAGCGCGGCCTGCGGCACATGCGGGAAGATCGCCACGCGGTCGCTCTGCCAGCGCTGCAGCGCGGCGCTGCTGCCGCCCGCGCTCACCACCGCCTGCACTTCCAGCTGGGCCAGCGCCTGCATGATCTGGGCTGCGGCCTGCGGCGCATGCTGCGCCAGCGAGCCGAGCGCCGCATAGACCTTTGGCAGGCCCAGCTGCGGCAAGTTCAGCGCTGGGTGGGCGTAGTCGGCCTGCGCGGGGTCGGGGAAGCACGGCCCCACCATCTGCACCGGCCCGCGCATCTCGGCCATGCCCGGCTCGATCTCGGGCGCGGTGGTGTAGATATTCAGCGTGTCCGAGATCGGGTGCAGCAGCAGCCCGCCGCCCTCCATGCGCATGCCCACATTCCGCGAGGCCGAGCGCACCGTGCGGTCGAAGTGGTCGCTCATCTCCTGGAGCCGCTGGGCCTGCCGCCGCCACGCCGCGCTCTCGCGGGGCAGCCCCGCCAGCATATAGCTCAGCGGCGATTCGTCGGACTGCGGGAAGGGCAGGGCCGCGTGGTAGAGCGCCACGTAGGGCACATGCGCGATCTGCGAGCCGATCATGGCGGCGGGCATCAGGTAGTCGCCCACCACAATATCGACGCTCAGATGGACTGCGTGGATGGCGATGTTCATCGCGTGGCGCTCGATGCCAGCCGTGTAGAGCTGCATCAGCGTCGAAAGCTCGCCCATGCCGTACCGCCGCTGCAGCTGCAGCGCGTACCAGAGCATGCGCGGCGAAAAATCAAGCGGGGCCAGCTGGATGCCATCCTGCGCGAGCTGCTGGGCAAGGCCGATCGAGACCTGCACCGGCGCAGGCCAGAGCGACGCCCCTGGCAGGGGGCTGCTGACCGTCGCCAGAGCGACGCTGTGGCCATCGGCCACCAAGTGCCGTCCAATCGCGCGCAGCGCCTGGGTATGGCCCACGGTGGGGTGGGCGGCAAGAAGTACATTCGTCATCGAACCTATTTCTTTCCTCAATGCTGCGGCATATCGGGGGCGCATCGCATAATAAAATAATAACAGAGTATAGCACGTGCTTTCGGCCATGGCTATAGGCTTTTCTCGGGGCCGCGCGGCTCCTTGTGCGGGGCGCTCGCGCCTAGCGAAGCACGGGCCACGCTACGCTGTTTTCGGCACGCTATCGCCTTTTCCTCTGACCGTGTGCAGACAAGAACGCAGGCCCCACTATTTTTTGGGCAGGGCCTGCGTGCAAGGGTACGATAGAGCTACGTAGCGCGTGCTGCCAGAAACTGTCGCAGGGGAAGTGCGCAAAGCCATCCTATCCTGTTGCGCTGTTTGGCGGGGCAAAAGCCGGTGGGGCGGGGGTGTGGCGCAGGCGCGGCCACAGCCGTACACATGTGGGGCAATATGTCGCGGGGCGGAGCGGGGCTGCGACAGCTTCGGCGGGAAACGCGGGCCACTGGCGGGCGGGTGTTGAACCTAGGGCTTGCCGCCCTTGGTGCGCACCGGGCGCTTGCGGTCGGACAAGCGCTTCAGGCCTAGCGAGCGCACCTCGTCGGAGTCACGGCCATACTGGGCGATCACCTGGGCCTTCGAGCGCATCACATCTTCATGAAGATCAGAGATCGATATCT from the Chloroflexia bacterium SDU3-3 genome contains:
- a CDS encoding glycosyltransferase family 1 protein, producing the protein MAESTCYTLLLFYYAMRPRYAAALRKEIGSMTNVLLAAHPTVGHTQALRAIGRHLVADGHSVALATVSSPLPGASLWPAPVQVSIGLAQQLAQDGIQLAPLDFSPRMLWYALQLQRRYGMGELSTLMQLYTAGIERHAMNIAIHAVHLSVDIVVGDYLMPAAMIGSQIAHVPYVALYHAALPFPQSDESPLSYMLAGLPRESAAWRRQAQRLQEMSDHFDRTVRSASRNVGMRMEGGGLLLHPISDTLNIYTTAPEIEPGMAEMRGPVQMVGPCFPDPAQADYAHPALNLPQLGLPKVYAALGSLAQHAPQAAAQIMQALAQLEVQAVVSAGGSSAALQRWQSDRVAIFPHVPQAALMQQVDAVICTGGNSTVQETLAAGRPMMVIPSSGAQVVNGQRVEQLGVGVACELPGLSVERVGQAMRSVLSAEQAAQARALRARLARYGGPRAAADAIVAASQPWANAVGSFAP